A portion of the Bombina bombina isolate aBomBom1 chromosome 11, aBomBom1.pri, whole genome shotgun sequence genome contains these proteins:
- the LOC128641981 gene encoding UDP-glucuronosyltransferase 2C1-like: MAPVSTVIGVFLITCVITCGVLLPSAHAGKVLVVPVEGSHWINIKILMMELIQKGHELTVTRPSNSIYIDESSEHFHIENIQIPGDHTVNKALYEEFIQNFVFNTIAAKHSSSLNVALHFIEGIKQMTQMISIQITALFEDKDLMERLRNADFDMVLADPYNVGGVMLAHYLKLPLVFFGRWMPTEDIHFALAPSPLSYVPVLHSRVTDRMLFPERVKNVLLYSLYFVVSHFIVYPAYDQIAHRYLNTNIGVFEMHKRADIYLMKVDFVFEFPRPMMPNAVYIGGFQCRPPKPLPQEIQELMDASEEGVVVFSLGAIVKTLPPRIAREIAAGFAQLPERVIWRYTGEKPDTLGNNTRIMSWLPQNDLLSHPNTKAFIAHGGENGVYEAIYHGVPIVGVPIFGDQYENILRLKAKGAAVLLENLGDLTAEDIFRAVRLIIDDPSYGNAMRKLSKLHRDSPIPPLKAAVFWTEFVMRHGGAGHLRAAGTELPWYQYYLIDVITSLTFALFLCIFLIYKFLQAIVKRCFPKKQKNKRE; the protein is encoded by the coding sequence ATGGCGCCAGTGAGTACAGTTATAGGAGTCTTCCtgattacctgtgtgattacctgtgGGGTGCTCCTGCCCAGTGCACATGCTGGGAAGGTCCTTGTGGTTCCAGTAGAGGGAAGTCACTGGATTAATATCAAGATCCTGATGATGGAACTTATTCAGAAAGGCCATGAGCTCACAGTCACCAGACCCTCCAACAGCATTTATATTGATGAGTCCTCAGAACATTTCCATATAGAAAACATACAAATACCTGGGGATCATACAGTAAACAAGGCTTTGTATGAAGAATTTATTCAAAACTTTGTTTTTAACACTATTGCTGCCAAACATTCCTCCTCCCTTAATGTAGCACTGCATTTCATTGAAGGCATTAAACAGATGACTCAGATGATCTCCATCCAAATTACAGCATTATTTGAGGACAAGGATTTGATGGAACGCCTGAGGAACGCTGACTTTGACATGGTCCTGGCTGACCCCTATAATGTAGGAGGTGTAATGTTGGCTCACTATCTCAAGCTGCCTCTGGTGTTCTTTGGAAGATGGATGCCCACAGAAGATATACACTTTGCTCTGGCACCGTCTCCTCTCTCCTATGTCCCGGTGCTACACTCCAGAGTAACAGACAGAATGCTCTTCCCAGAAAGAGTTAAGAACGTCCTCCTCTATTCCCTGTATTTTGTAGTCAGCCATTTTATAGTTTATCCAGCTTATGATCAGATTGCCCATCGCTACCTCAACACCAACATTGGGGTGTTTGAGATGCACAAAAGAGCTGACATCTACTTAATGAAGGTGGACTTTGTCTTTGAGTTTCCTCGGCCAATGATGCCCAATGCTGTGTACATTGGTGGGTTCCAGTGTCGGCCCCCTAAGCCTCTGCCCCAAGAGATCCAGGAGTTAATGGATGCCTCAGAGGAGGGAGTGGTGGTCTTTTCCTTAGGAGCTATTGTAAAGACTCTTCCCCCCAGAATTGCCAGAGAGATTGCTGCAGGTTTCGCACAACTGCCAGAAAGAGTCATCTGGCGTTACACAGGAGAAAAACCAGACACTCTGGGGAATAATACTAGGATTATGAGTTGGCTTCCACAAAATGATCTGCTTAGTCATCCGAACACCAAGGCTTTCATTGCACATGGTGGGGAAAATGGTGTCTATGAGGCCATTTACCATGGTGTCCCTATAGTTGGGGTTCCCATCTTTGGTGACCAGTATGAGAACATTCTACGTCTGAAGGCCAAGGGAGCTGCTGTCCTATTGGAGAATCTAGGGGACCTGACAGCAGAGGACATTTTCCGTGCAGTGCGTCTGATCATAGATGACCCTTCTTATGGAAATGCCATGAGAAAATTGTCAAAACTGCACAGAGACAGCCCTATACCCCCCCTTAAGGCTGCTGTGTTTTGGACAGAGTTTGTTATGCGCCATGGGGGAGCAGGGCACCTGAGAGCAGCGGGCACAGAGCTGCCCTGGTACCAGTACTATTTGATAGATGTCATTACATCTCTGACCTTTGCCCTCTTTCTTTGTATATTCTTGATCTACAAGTTCCTCCAAGCCATAGTGAAAAGATGCTTCCCCAAGAAACAGAAAAACAAGAGAGAGTGA
- the LOC128641763 gene encoding uncharacterized protein K02A2.6-like: MEVDTGAAVSVITAADWNRLGLRQPIVPTAVTMQTYSNEIIKPIGCVSPTVTFNGITKKVRLYILPKGGPPLFGRSWIQALGMPKLPQQLPLNKLLDQSGNSNSSWINSLKHKYKTVFDGNLGLVKDKQIQLHLKENAIPKFCKPRVVPFALKPKIEAELERLRNQGIIVPVSSSEWASPIVPVRKKNGDIRICGDFRVGLNPQLLVDQYPLPRIEELFSSLAGGEKFTKIDLHQAYLQLEVHPDSRHLLTINTHKGLFQYTRMVFGIAPAPAVWQRIMDEILAGIPHTHCMLDDMLITGENDAAHKANVEAVLQRLQEFGLKVNMEKCEFFCKSLEYCAHVVDKTGLHTTAEKVKALVHAPTPVNVSQLRSYLGLLNYYHRFLPNLAHLLYPLHRLLDSKNQWAWTDLCTRAFERSKQLLLESRLLVHYDLKKPLVLACDASPYGLGAVLSHIMPDGSERPVSFASRSLTPSERNYAQIDREALAIIWAVKKFHIYIYGRPFTLITDHKPLLSILHPQKGISNTTAARLQRYALQLAAYNYSIKYRCHSDHTNVDMFSRLPMVHHMTTSSKIIETPPQPVNLNSKVIATYTCSDSTLQEIKSFVQHGWPKVVRSDLQPYFTRKKEIVHDSGCLLWGSRVIIPTLLQTLALKLLHSSHQGVVKMKQRAREYLWWPKLDTDIASYVAACNACAQTQRNPSRDTSKTWPWPNEPWTRIHVDFAGPVEGRMYLVAVDAHSKWPEVVQMSSTTTQQTIVVLSSMFARFGLPQTLVSDNGPQFISHEFETFLDTNNIKHCKTTPYFPASNGQAERFVQTLKRHLAVSQKSKFNPNSLSNFLFNYRNTPHATTGLSPAMLMFGRRLRTPLDKVRPEHPTQELNTSSVYWQLINT; encoded by the exons atggaagttgatacaggagcagcagtctctgttatcacagctgctgattggaaccgcctgggactaaggcaaccaattgttccaacagctgtcaccatgcaaacatattcaaatgaaataataaagcctattgggtgtgtatcacctacagtgacatttaatggtataactaaaaaggtacgcctctacattttacctaaaggaggaccacctttgtttggtagatcctggatccaagcattgggcatgccaaagttaccacaacagttaccactTAACAAACTGCTTgaccaaagtgggaattcaaattcttcttggattaattcactaaagcacaaatataagactgtatttgatgggaacctaggtttagtgaaagacaagcagattcagcttcacctaaaagaaaatgctattccaaaattttgtaaaccaagagttgtaccatttgcacttaaacctaaaattgaagcagaactagaaagactacgaaatcaggggattattgttccagtgtctagcagtgaatgggcttccccaatagttcctgtcagaaaaaagaatggggacattcgcatctgtggagatttcagagtgggccttaaccctcaattacttgtggaccagtatcctttaccacggattgaagaattgtttagttctctggcagggggtgaaaaatttacaaaaattgacttgcatcaagcatacttacaattagaggtgcatccagattccagacacctgttaactatcaacactcacaaaggactttttcagtatacgcggatggtgtttggcattgccccagcacctgcagtgtggcaacggataatggatgagatcttggcaggtattccacatacccactgtatgttagatgacatgcttatcactggtgaaaatgatgctgctcataaagccaatgttgaagctgttttacaacgcctacaggaattcggactgaaagttaacatggaaaagtgtgagttcttctgcaagagtttagaatattgtgcacatgtagtggacaagactggtctacacacaactgctgaaaaagtgaaagcgctggttcatgctcccacccctgttaatgtatctcagctacgttcttatttggggttgctcaattactatcacagatttttaccaaatttggctcatttactatatccactacaccgtcttttagatagtaaaaaccagtgggcctggactgacttatgtacacgagcatttgaacgctctaagcagcttcttctggaatcaagactccttgtccactatgaccttaagaagcctttggtactagcctgtgatgcttcaccatatggtttaggcgcagtactttcacacattatgcccgatgggtctgaacgtcctgtgtcttttgcgtccagatctttaactccgtcggagagaaattatgcccagattgatcgggaagctttagcaataatttgggctgtgaagaaattccacatttatatatatggcagaccttttactctgatcacggatcataaaccacttttgtccattctgcaccctcagaagggtatctccaacacaacagctgcacgacttcagcgctatgcacttcagctggcggcttacaactactccattaaatatcgatgccacagtgatcatacgaatgtggatatgttttctagattaccaatggtacatcacatgacaacatcttctaaaatcatagaaacccctccacagcctgtaaatttaaattccaaagtgattgctacttatacatgctctgattctaccttacaggaaatcaagtcttttgttcaacatgggtggcctaaagtggttcgctctgaccttcagccatattttacaaggaagaaggaaattgtgcatgactcaggctgtctgttatgggggtcacgagtgataattccgaccttactgcaaacattagcattaaagttactacacagctcacaccagggtgtagtaaaaatgaagcaaagagcacgagaatatttgtggtggcctaaattggatacagatattgcttcttatgtagctgcttgcaatgcatgtgcacagacacagcggaatcccagcagggacacctcaaaaacttggccatggccaaatgaaccttggacaagaatccatgttgattttgcagggccagtggaaggacgaatgtatttggtggctgtggatgctcattccaagtggccagaagtagttcaaatgtcaagtactacaacccAACAAACCATTGttgttctttccagtatgtttgcaagatttggactgccacaaactttagtctcagacaatggtccacagttcatatcacatgaatttgaaacctttctagatacaaataacatcaaacactgtaagacaactccatattttccagcctctaatggacaggctgaaagatttgtacaaactttaaaacgccacttagctgtctctcagaaatcaaaatttaatccaaactccctttctaattttttgtttaactatagaaacacaccccatgccactactgggctatcacctgcaatgttaatgtttggaagacgcctgagaactccactggataaagttagaccagaacatcccacacaagagttgaacacttctagcg tCTACTGGCAGCTTATTAATACATAA